The genomic region AGCTTCCTCAATTTCGTTACATAGGAATGGAGGCTCTCCACATCTTTGATCTCTTTTTTTACCATTGAACTCAAGCGTTCACGGACATACATATCAACATCAACATCAAAATACCTGAGATCCTCTGATATCTTTGAAGCCAGAAGATCACCACGACGATCCCAGTCAGTCAGAATTATTGCCCTTTTGCCACTATCAACGACCTTTGATGTAAGCTCTGTAAGAGGACGATGGGTTGCAAGCTCAATATCCCCGGAGAAACCTAATTTTCTCAAAGAGATGATGTCCCTCTTCCCTTCAACAATAATAATATCACCATTATTGGAACATTCAAGGAGCTCATTTAGAAGGTCCTCGACCATTTCAAGCTTTTTTTGGTATACAAAGAAAGGTGCCTTGAGTCCGGACATTTTCCCCGAAACATTTCCACTTTGCTCATGTACTGACATTAAGGAATGATATTGAAACTCAAACCTAAATAACCATTCCATGAAAATAAAAACGCTCACCACATACATCGATAACGTTATATATAGACATTAATTAAACTTTATACAGATGGAAGGGGTGACAGATCCATCAAGGAGTGGTAGAACATGGGATGCATCTTTTGTGGAAAAGTTTGTGCAGAAGCAGGGGTTGAAGGCGAATATGGGGAAGAGGTCGCAGAAGGTCGTATTGTCGGACACACCCACATTTGCATGGACTGCCTGGCAGAACTAAAAGAAATACTTGACATAGAAGAAATCGAAAAGAAACTGGCTGAAACCGAATACGAGATATTCGAAGAGGTCAGTCACTAAAGTCAACCATTATTAAAGTGGTAAAAGTGGTCGAATAAGGTCAGGCAATAGTATTCAGAAAGTTTCAACTATAGAGTTAGCTGTAGAGAAAATTTAGAAACTGCAGATTGTTACAGAAACTGCAGAACTATCAACGGCAATTCATCTTTTGATAAAGAATTCAGTGAACTCATCAGAAGGATCGATCCATTTGAAATCGACATCCTCGACATTTGAAAGTTCAGGCCCTATTCGCAGGTTGTCAAGCAACTCGGATATCAGAGCCTTTTTCCCCTGTGCAATGACCTTCACGCGCCCGTCCGGAAGATTTTGGGCATAGCCAACCAGACCAAGCCCTGACGCCACTTTTTGGGTAAAACCCCTGAAGTATACACCCTGAACCCTGCCGGAGACATAGATCTCCGCACAGGTATCATCATTATTTCCGGACATGAGTTCACTTCTGTTACTAAGCAATCATCTATTACCAAACTTTGTTGCTAACTTTTTTAGAGGAACTTTGGCCTCATTGAAAGCAACTTTGCAAGAGGTAAGCTACGGTACGGCATGTCTCCGATCTCGGACAGGACACGCTCATTGAGTTCCTCAGCAGCCATTTCCACTTTCTTTGGCTTCTTTGGCTCGGATTCGGCACGAATGGTAACATTAACCTTACCGCTTTCCACCTCGGAATCTCCAATAACTGCTACGTATGGGACCCATTCACGACCTGCATCACGGATCTTCTTACCAACAGTTTCCTCACGGTCATCAATGTCCACACGGACCTGAAGAGCATCTGCAACCTTGTTGGCAAACTCCATATGCCTCTCTGCAATAGGGATCACACGGACCTGTGTTGGAGAAAGCCATACAGGAAGGTTCGGAACCTTGCCAGCCTCTGCATCCATTGCTGCCTTTTCAAGTAGAGCATAGATACACCTCTCGATCGCTCCGCTAGGGGAGCAGTGAAGCAGAACCGGACGCTTTGTGTCACCATTTGAATCAATGTAATTGATGTCATAGCGCTCAGCATTCTCCACATCGATCTGAACGGTGGACAACGCACTTGCCTTTGCTATGGCATCCACGAAATTGAACTCGAACTTAAGGACGAAATAGAAGAACCTTGTATCCCACATCTCCACAAGGACAGGCTTGTTGACCTTCTTTGCAAGATCTGTGATGAAGTCAGTGTTGCCCTCATAGAAGTCGCGTGTAAAGCGAATAGCGACCTCAAAGTCACTTACGTCGATACCGATCTTGTCCAGCGTGTTGATGCACATACTGTATTGCTCACCAAACTGGGAAACAGAACCTTCCATGTCAGGACACAGGGTGTGCATATCCGGCATTGTGAAAGCACGCAGCCTTCTAAGACCAACAAGCTCACCACGCTGTTCTTTCCTGAAACTGTACCTGGTCATCTCGATCATCTTGAGAGGAAGATGCCTGTATGAGATGGTCATGTCATGGTTCATCAGGAACTGACCGAAACAGGCAGCGAACCTGAGGAACATGTGACGTTTATCTGACTCAATAGAATACTGGCGTGCAGGGAACCTGTCTAGATACTTCTTCAATGTAGGATGGTTCATATCATACATCAGAGGAGTCTCAACCTCCATTGCACCCATCTTTGTAGACTCATCGATAACGAAGTTCTCGAGAAGGGACTTCATCAGCCTTCCCTTAGGATAATAGCGCATGTTACCTGAATCAGAACCTGGCTCATAGTCCGCGATCTCAAGCCTGCGCATCAGTTCCACATGAGGTGGTGCCTTATCGATGTTCCTGTTCTTGGTGATCTCATAATCCACGAACTTCCTGAGATTATCATATCCGGTAAAATCAAAACTTTCCGCATCATGAAGCTCACCATCAGGAGTAAGGATGCGCCAGTAGGACTTTGCAGTATCCTCTGCTTTAAGTGCTTCTGAGACCACTTCCCCTTTCTTCTCTTCGACCACCACTGCTTCACCGCAGGAAGCCGATCCTTCCGGCCTGATGGTACGTGAAAGCTCTGAGAGAGGATGACCTTTACAGCTGATGCTGAACGCCTTGTACCAGCCAAACGGTGCCCTCATAACATTGTACTTTCCTGTCAGCTCTTTCTCAATGCTCTTGAGTACGGACACTGCGACCTTAGGAGATGAGAGGTCGGAGCTTAAGTGTGCATAAGGATAAAGCATCACACTTTCGGCCTTCACCTGAGTAGCAACCTTCTCAATTTCAGCAACTGCCTGCTTTACCACCTGCTGCGGGTCAGCCTCATCAAAGCTCTCCACAGCCATGAATGCCGTAAGTGCTTCCTCAAGGCGTCCCTGCTTGAAGGAATCTTCTATCTTTTCAGCAACAGGGGTGCTCTTTTTTACCTCATATTCAATGTAATCAGAATGGATAAGTAATAACTGCATGATCTCACCGGTTAAATAATCCTGTGCTTTAATTAAACCAATCCTTATTAACCTTTTTCAGCTAAACGTTCCTGAACCAGGCCTGAACTTGACAAAAGGATTTATTCTTCTGCAGACTGCGCTGCTTCCACTTGCTCAGCCTCGGCTTGTTCCAGGTTTTCCACATATACCTTATAGGCCGCTACCAGGGAACCCAGAAGTATCGGTGCTGCAAAGAACCCGGCGATACCACCAACGAAAGCACCCCCAAGGAATGCAAGGAAAATAAGGAATGGATGAATGTGCGACTTCACGCTTGCAAGATACGGACGCAGGAAAAGCTCCGGTGGCACGTAGATGATGATCGAACATACAACAAAGAACACCACAGCACTTTCCAGCCCAAGACTGAAATAGCGTATAATGGAAAGAACCACCAGTACCATGTACCCGGCAAACATGGGTATTGCAGATGCAATAAAGATGAGTGTGGCCAGCGCAAGAACATGTGAGAGTCCAAAGGCAGTGAACACGATCACTGAAAGCGTACTTACCGAAAGTGCAGCATATGCATTGCCGATGAAAACCCCGCCCAATATCACATCCATATGGTGAATGTACCTTTTGACAACAGACTGGTTCCCATCCGGAACTACCCTGATGAGTGAACGATAAAGAGCATCGCCGTCTGCAAGAAGGAAATAGCATACAAAGATAGCTACCAGGAGATTTATCACGAACATCGCGATACCGCGGGCATAGGAAACGAACACAAGGTTACCAAGCAGAGGCAGTATAGAGAGGGATGAATCCCATATTGTCTGCTGTATCTGCACATAGTATTCCTGAGGAATATTCAGACTACGTACGAAATCGAATAAGGACTCAACCACAAGAGACTGGTTCTCAGTTACCCAGATGATCTGGTTGGCAATCTCAATGATACCCATACCAAGTATAAGGACAATAGGTGCCACAATGAACATAGTGGCTACGAAAGCACCTATATGGCGTTTCCTTTGCAGTACCTTATAGATAGGGCGTGCAATATACGCAAAAACAAGGCCCAGCATAATCCCGTCAGCAAGTGGCAGTAAAATGTAGACGAATGTGGAAAAGAGTATGACCAGAGCTATGATTACGAGAACCTTCCATCTGGAACCTATCTGCCGGGACAGCTCATTAGATATATCCGTGACCATCGAACACACATACAGTAATTTTAACGAATAATAATATTATTAAGCATATAATATAACTGTGACACACTATTAATAATTCACTCAAAAGAACTTCTTGTAGCTTTACTGCTTAGATCAAGGACATCTGAAAGAAGCCTGTCCGAATATTTCAGGACAACACATGCTTCAGTACACCTGCCACAGCGTATGCATTCATCGCTTATGTACAACTTCCCTTTTTCAGACCCGAGAGTGATCGCATTCACAGGGCAGACCTTCAGGCAGATACCGCATTCTGTGCACTTGTTAACGCGCATCAGTTGTTCTGCGGTCCTTTTGAGAAGTTCCCGGGCATCGCCTTCTGACCCTGCAGTGACCTTAAGGCTGCCTGAGGAGAAGAATTTTACCGAATCCGCACCCGTCCTGACAAGCAGCATTCCCAGATCCTCTGAAAAAACAGTCGCCCCCAGTATGTTCATCACTGCAGCAGCTTCGCTTAAAAGTACTCCACTAACATTCGCTTCAACGGTATAGCCACCTTCCCTGCAGGGAGAGAAACCTGAGGTAAGGACGATAGCAAAATCCTCATCGACACTGACCTGTTCGGTATCAATTCCAAGCTCCTTAGCAAGAATTACCATCTTGGGAGGCAACTCCTTCCAGCGCCACAGGCCGTGCTTCACATATTCATCCGAGAGACCACGGGAACGTGCCCACTTCAGGAGATAGTCGTTCCACCTTTCGTACATATCAGGATGGATCTCACGTAACCTCTCATACTCTGCAGAGAGTTCCGCAGGGCAGAGATAGCAACCCACACGCTCAAAGCCCCTGTCGTAGAGAGGATTGTACTCCAGACCACGCCAGTGTATGTAAAGCCACACCTCGATGGCACGCCAGTCGCGTATAGGGAAGATGTTCAGCTGATCAGGAACAAAGGGATTTTTCTCGCTGGCAGCGATGTTAGCCCTTGAAAAGGACTCATATCTGCGCTTGCCATCTATGGTCAGGCATACTCCACCGTCTTGAGTACAACGGTCGATCACGCTTCCCGCAGGGGCAAGTTTGCAGACCTTGCAGCACCAGCGGAAATCCTTTGCAGGCGGACCAAAACTCTCAACATTATCCCAGAAGGCATTTCCTGCCTTTGCTTCGGTAAGTTCGATACCACGCTTTTCACAATATTCATGCACAAAATCCACTGTTTCCGGGAACTCGATCCCGGTGTTCAGGAAAAAGGCACTTACATCCCTGTTCTTAAGGGCACTCAATGTAAGGTCCAGGACCACAAGACTGTCCTTCCCACCACTAAAAGAAACATGCACCGGAAGATTGCGATATTCTTTCTGATTTGCAATACCCTTGATGGTGTTCATTGCATTCTTCCCAATCTGCCTGAGATGAGGCAGGTTGGCATTTACAACATCGTCCATCGAGGAGACCTTCGCATTCAATGCCATGCTATCGCCCATGACCTTTCGGACCCTGACGACCGGACCCTCAGTACGACCCATCTCATCACTGTCGCATAAAGCGATCCCGGATCCCACAAGCTTACCGGAGACCACAATTACAGGGTCCCCTTTTTTGATATCGACACTAAAGCTTTCCAGGAACCCGGCCTTCACTTTCTTACCATTGAGGTGAGCACCTGCTTTTTTCAGGACAACTGTCTTGCTATCGATAAGTGCATGAAGTAACTGTGCACCAATTTCAGATGGCTCGAAACGATGGGCCATCCGATACATATCATAGAGCAGCACGCCAACTTTCAGCCCGTCAACGATCACCTCATCGGTCTTATCATCACCAGGGATCTTGTTCAAAAGGACCATATGCAGACCAATAGGGTCACAGCCATATTCGGACAGAAGCAGATCTCCGAGCACTTCACGTTCGTAGGGAGAGCAAAAACGGATGTCACCGGTGCCTGAGAGTTTCACTTCAAGCACATCTCCACCACAAGACCCACATTCCGCTTTAATAAGAGGTACATTACATTCCTTGCACCAGAATATCACAGGATGTTTATCACCTGCAGGTTTCCTGAAGGTTTTTTTACTGCCTCTTGTATTCTTTTTGTTTTTTTGGGAAGGGGCTTTATGCATTTGAGAGTCGGCCTTTTTTAAGTGCATTGTCATAAAAATAGGGGTTGGTGTTCATAAATACTTCCGTGACAAAAACACGCCATGATGAAATATGAAAAATATGAACAAAATGAAAAAGAGAGAATGCAGGTCACTATGACCTGCTCGAAAATTGCCTTTATTTTGAAAGGTAATCGTTAATGGTCTCTGCAGCCTGTTTACCTGCACCCATTGCACTGATGACCGTAGCCGCGCCGGTCACAGCATCCCCACCTGCGCAAACGCCTTCAAGGGATGTCATACCTGCCTCGTTCACCACTATGGTTCCCCATGGAGTGACTTCGAGACCTTTTGAACCATCGAAGATGATCGGGTTAGGTGAAGTACCGATAGCCATGATGACAATGTCAGCATCAATAACATGCTCGGAACCTTCAACTGCTACTGGTCGCCTGCGTCCTGAATCATCAGGCTCGCCAAGCTCCATCTTTATGCATTCCACACCATTGACGGCCATGTTCTCGCCTTCAAGGATGCGGACAGGATTTGTCAGGAGGCGGAAGACAATACCTTCTTCCTTTGCGTGCTCGATCTCCTCACGCCTTGCAGGAAGTTCCTCGTCACTGCGCCTGTAGACAATGCTTACCTCATCTGCACCAAGCCTTAAGGCACTGCGTGCAGCATCCATTGCGACATTACCCCCACCAACTACGATGACATTGCTGCCTCGCTTGATAGGAGTGTCGTACTCAGGGAAGCGATATGCCTTCATAAGGTTCACACGGGTCAGGAACTCGTTCGCGGAGTAGACACCATTGAGGTTCTCTCCCTCTATTCCCATGAACTTTGGAAGACCTGCACCTGTTCCGAGGAAAACTGCGTCGAACTCTTTCTCAAGCTGATCAAGGGTCTTTATGCGGCCAATCACATAGCCCACTTTGAGCTCTGCTCCCAGCTTCATGATGTATTCGACCTCTTCCTTCACGATAGCCTTTGGAAGCCTGAACTCAGGGATACCGTAGATCAGTACACCGCCTGCTTCATGCAAAGCCTCGAACATTGTGACAGAATGACCTGCCTTTGCAAGATCTGATGCTGCAGTAAGTCCGGCAGGACCGGTACCTACGATAGCAACTTTCTTCCCGGTTGGCTCGGCAACTACAGGGTCCTTGACACCTGCCTCACGCTCACGGTCCGCACAGAACCTTTCGAGACGGCCAATGGAGATCGGTTCGCTCTTCTTGCCGAGGATACAGAGTTGTTCACATTGCTCTTCCTGTGGGCAGACACGTCCGCACACTGCAGGAAGGGTGTTCGTTCGCTTTATAACATCAATAGCTTCGCCAAAATTGCCTTCTTTCATACTGGAGATAAAGCCAGGGATATCGATGTTAACAGGGCAGCCTTCCACACACTTTGGTTTCTTGCACTCAAGACAGCGTTCTGCCTCAAGGATTGCCTGTTCTTCGGTGTAGCCTAATGCAACCTCTTCGAAGTTGTGGATACGTACTTCAGCAGGCTGTTCTGGCATTTCCTGTGTTATTGACATTTGCACTCATCCCCGCAGCCTTTTTTGGAACCCTCAAGAGCATCCATTTCCTCTTTGCGATACAATGACAAGCGGCTCATGAGGAGATTAAAGTCAACGTCCTTTGCATTGAACTCAGGCCCGTCAACACATGCGAATTTAGTCTCACCGCCAATATTAACGCGGCATCCACCGCACATACCGGTTCCATCCACCATGATAGGATTGAGGCTCACAATGGTCTCAACATCATAAGGATCAGTAACACCTGCAACTGCGCGCATCATAATAGGAGGACCAATGGCAACGACCCTGTCGATCTTCTCATCACCATCAAGAAGTTCCTTGACAAGGTCTGTGACAAAACCGTGGTGACCTTTGGAACCATCGTCCGTAGCCACAAGAACTTCATCGCTTGCAGCCTTCATTTCATCTTCAAGAATAAGCAGGTTCTCGCTGCGTGCGCCAATTATGGAGATCACCTTGTTGCCGATCTCACGGTATGCCTTTGCCTGAGGATAAATAGGAGCAATACCAACTCCGCCACCGACAAGCACAACGGTGCCGATCTTTTCGATCTCGGATGCTTTGCCCAGAGGACCTACGAAATCCTGAAGCTCATCGCCTGAAGCCATTTTAGCAAGCTGTTTTGTCGTTTTACCCATTTCCTGGAAGATAATAGTGACAAAACCCTTATCCACATCATAATCTGCAATTGTCAGAGGGATCCTTTCGCCCTCTTCATCAATACGAAGAATAATGAACTGACCGGGCTTTGCAGCCGCAGCCACATCAGGAGCCTCGATGTTCATCAGGTGCACATCAGGCACCAACTGACGTTTCTCTATTATTTTGTATGCCATTAGATCACTTTCACAATACAATCGGAAGTACGCGTACTTTTTACCAATATATTAATGTTACCCAAGAAATATTCATACTACATTAAGCTTTCTATTTAAAGCAGAAAACAATCAACGAATACGCATTTGGGAAACTGCTATAAGACGAATTGGAATTGTGCATATTAGCTCAAAGTTGATAAATATTTGTAAAAATTAGAAATTTTTACCGGCAGAAATATGCCGGTAAATTTGTACGCCCGAACCGGGATTCGAACCCGGGTCGGAGCCTCGACAGGGCTCCATGATAGGCCTCTACACTATTCGGACATTGCGATTGATTGCTGTTATGAGCACACCCTAATACTCATCCACCTATATAAGCTTTTTGAGCTTATAGGATGTTTGATCCCGCCTCCCAGACTCGAACCGGGGACATC from Methanococcoides sp. LMO-2 harbors:
- a CDS encoding toprim domain-containing protein, whose protein sequence is MSVHEQSGNVSGKMSGLKAPFFVYQKKLEMVEDLLNELLECSNNGDIIIVEGKRDIISLRKLGFSGDIELATHRPLTELTSKVVDSGKRAIILTDWDRRGDLLASKISEDLRYFDVDVDMYVRERLSSMVKKEIKDVESLHSYVTKLRKLAGNPHQAV
- a CDS encoding acylphosphatase, yielding MSGNNDDTCAEIYVSGRVQGVYFRGFTQKVASGLGLVGYAQNLPDGRVKVIAQGKKALISELLDNLRIGPELSNVEDVDFKWIDPSDEFTEFFIKR
- a CDS encoding threonine--tRNA ligase, producing MQLLLIHSDYIEYEVKKSTPVAEKIEDSFKQGRLEEALTAFMAVESFDEADPQQVVKQAVAEIEKVATQVKAESVMLYPYAHLSSDLSSPKVAVSVLKSIEKELTGKYNVMRAPFGWYKAFSISCKGHPLSELSRTIRPEGSASCGEAVVVEEKKGEVVSEALKAEDTAKSYWRILTPDGELHDAESFDFTGYDNLRKFVDYEITKNRNIDKAPPHVELMRRLEIADYEPGSDSGNMRYYPKGRLMKSLLENFVIDESTKMGAMEVETPLMYDMNHPTLKKYLDRFPARQYSIESDKRHMFLRFAACFGQFLMNHDMTISYRHLPLKMIEMTRYSFRKEQRGELVGLRRLRAFTMPDMHTLCPDMEGSVSQFGEQYSMCINTLDKIGIDVSDFEVAIRFTRDFYEGNTDFITDLAKKVNKPVLVEMWDTRFFYFVLKFEFNFVDAIAKASALSTVQIDVENAERYDINYIDSNGDTKRPVLLHCSPSGAIERCIYALLEKAAMDAEAGKVPNLPVWLSPTQVRVIPIAERHMEFANKVADALQVRVDIDDREETVGKKIRDAGREWVPYVAVIGDSEVESGKVNVTIRAESEPKKPKKVEMAAEELNERVLSEIGDMPYRSLPLAKLLSMRPKFL
- a CDS encoding AI-2E family transporter; translation: MVTDISNELSRQIGSRWKVLVIIALVILFSTFVYILLPLADGIMLGLVFAYIARPIYKVLQRKRHIGAFVATMFIVAPIVLILGMGIIEIANQIIWVTENQSLVVESLFDFVRSLNIPQEYYVQIQQTIWDSSLSILPLLGNLVFVSYARGIAMFVINLLVAIFVCYFLLADGDALYRSLIRVVPDGNQSVVKRYIHHMDVILGGVFIGNAYAALSVSTLSVIVFTAFGLSHVLALATLIFIASAIPMFAGYMVLVVLSIIRYFSLGLESAVVFFVVCSIIIYVPPELFLRPYLASVKSHIHPFLIFLAFLGGAFVGGIAGFFAAPILLGSLVAAYKVYVENLEQAEAEQVEAAQSAEE
- a CDS encoding phosphoadenosine phosphosulfate reductase family protein; this encodes MTMHLKKADSQMHKAPSQKNKKNTRGSKKTFRKPAGDKHPVIFWCKECNVPLIKAECGSCGGDVLEVKLSGTGDIRFCSPYEREVLGDLLLSEYGCDPIGLHMVLLNKIPGDDKTDEVIVDGLKVGVLLYDMYRMAHRFEPSEIGAQLLHALIDSKTVVLKKAGAHLNGKKVKAGFLESFSVDIKKGDPVIVVSGKLVGSGIALCDSDEMGRTEGPVVRVRKVMGDSMALNAKVSSMDDVVNANLPHLRQIGKNAMNTIKGIANQKEYRNLPVHVSFSGGKDSLVVLDLTLSALKNRDVSAFFLNTGIEFPETVDFVHEYCEKRGIELTEAKAGNAFWDNVESFGPPAKDFRWCCKVCKLAPAGSVIDRCTQDGGVCLTIDGKRRYESFSRANIAASEKNPFVPDQLNIFPIRDWRAIEVWLYIHWRGLEYNPLYDRGFERVGCYLCPAELSAEYERLREIHPDMYERWNDYLLKWARSRGLSDEYVKHGLWRWKELPPKMVILAKELGIDTEQVSVDEDFAIVLTSGFSPCREGGYTVEANVSGVLLSEAAAVMNILGATVFSEDLGMLLVRTGADSVKFFSSGSLKVTAGSEGDARELLKRTAEQLMRVNKCTECGICLKVCPVNAITLGSEKGKLYISDECIRCGRCTEACVVLKYSDRLLSDVLDLSSKATRSSFE
- the gltA gene encoding NADPH-dependent glutamate synthase; its protein translation is MSITQEMPEQPAEVRIHNFEEVALGYTEEQAILEAERCLECKKPKCVEGCPVNIDIPGFISSMKEGNFGEAIDVIKRTNTLPAVCGRVCPQEEQCEQLCILGKKSEPISIGRLERFCADREREAGVKDPVVAEPTGKKVAIVGTGPAGLTAASDLAKAGHSVTMFEALHEAGGVLIYGIPEFRLPKAIVKEEVEYIMKLGAELKVGYVIGRIKTLDQLEKEFDAVFLGTGAGLPKFMGIEGENLNGVYSANEFLTRVNLMKAYRFPEYDTPIKRGSNVIVVGGGNVAMDAARSALRLGADEVSIVYRRSDEELPARREEIEHAKEEGIVFRLLTNPVRILEGENMAVNGVECIKMELGEPDDSGRRRPVAVEGSEHVIDADIVIMAIGTSPNPIIFDGSKGLEVTPWGTIVVNEAGMTSLEGVCAGGDAVTGAATVISAMGAGKQAAETINDYLSK
- a CDS encoding sulfide/dihydroorotate dehydrogenase-like FAD/NAD-binding protein; its protein translation is MAYKIIEKRQLVPDVHLMNIEAPDVAAAAKPGQFIILRIDEEGERIPLTIADYDVDKGFVTIIFQEMGKTTKQLAKMASGDELQDFVGPLGKASEIEKIGTVVLVGGGVGIAPIYPQAKAYREIGNKVISIIGARSENLLILEDEMKAASDEVLVATDDGSKGHHGFVTDLVKELLDGDEKIDRVVAIGPPIMMRAVAGVTDPYDVETIVSLNPIMVDGTGMCGGCRVNIGGETKFACVDGPEFNAKDVDFNLLMSRLSLYRKEEMDALEGSKKGCGDECKCQ